In Deinococcus ficus, a single genomic region encodes these proteins:
- a CDS encoding glycoside hydrolase family 2 protein, whose product MHLSTHPEPLLERAKWRSLDGQWNFAFDDDGVWQHPEDVQFDRVIQVPYAPESVRSGIHDTGFHPVVWYRLDLHLQADEHVTPHGADGRLIVHFGAVDWRASVWADGALVATHEGGHTPFTADITRQASRAQAEQRPVRLVVRAEDDPQDLSKPRGKQDWQREPHSIWYPRTTGIWQTVWLEHVPVSYLRRLKLAGDMEGWRVALEADVAGRWQEGMELRVVLKKGEQVLARDRYELQRPDIARVVPLPDPGIDDFRNDLLWSPNHPVLISATVQLLSESGAVIDEVRSYTALRSVGVRGGRFMLNGRPWYLKMVLDQGYWPDSLMTATDEELRRDVELTRELGFDGARKHQKIESPRYLYWCDVFGLMVWEEMPSAYRFTPEAVRRLSREWEEVIERDISHPCIVAWVPLNESWGVPNLPTNPAHRDYVQGLYYLTRTLDPSRPVIGNDGWEHVATDIVTVHDYAADPQVLQSRYGTLAQTATTLEGLDPADRAVLLPGFKPAEHPVMLSEFGGIAYFPEGIPAGSAWGYSTVDSEESFIDAHLYLMAAVHACKGLSGFCFTQLTDTFQERNGLLNPDRTPKADLRTLARSNQGLRPQRDTGLDPNLNPAGYGDLWHERHGEVVPGDD is encoded by the coding sequence ATGCACCTGTCGACCCACCCCGAACCTCTGCTGGAACGCGCCAAGTGGCGCAGCCTCGACGGCCAGTGGAACTTCGCCTTTGACGACGACGGCGTCTGGCAGCATCCCGAAGACGTCCAGTTCGACCGCGTGATTCAGGTTCCGTACGCTCCGGAAAGCGTTCGCAGCGGCATTCATGACACCGGGTTCCACCCGGTCGTGTGGTACCGGCTGGACCTGCACCTGCAGGCCGACGAACACGTCACGCCACACGGGGCAGACGGCCGTCTGATCGTGCACTTCGGCGCGGTGGACTGGCGCGCCTCCGTCTGGGCGGACGGTGCTCTCGTGGCCACGCACGAGGGCGGCCACACACCATTCACGGCCGATATCACCCGTCAGGCCTCCCGGGCACAGGCCGAACAGCGGCCGGTCCGACTGGTCGTGCGCGCGGAGGACGATCCGCAGGACCTGTCCAAACCGCGCGGCAAGCAGGACTGGCAGCGTGAACCGCATTCGATCTGGTACCCGCGCACCACCGGCATCTGGCAGACGGTCTGGCTGGAGCACGTCCCGGTCAGCTACCTGCGGCGGCTGAAACTCGCCGGTGACATGGAAGGCTGGAGAGTCGCCCTGGAAGCCGACGTTGCGGGCCGCTGGCAGGAGGGTATGGAGCTGCGCGTCGTGCTGAAAAAAGGCGAGCAGGTGCTGGCCCGCGACCGGTACGAACTGCAGCGCCCGGACATCGCCCGGGTCGTGCCGCTGCCCGACCCGGGCATCGACGACTTCCGCAACGACCTGCTGTGGAGCCCGAACCATCCGGTGTTGATCAGCGCGACCGTGCAGCTGCTCTCGGAGAGCGGCGCCGTCATCGACGAGGTGCGCAGCTACACGGCGCTGCGCAGCGTCGGGGTGCGCGGCGGGAGATTCATGCTCAACGGCCGGCCGTGGTACCTCAAGATGGTGCTCGACCAGGGGTACTGGCCGGACTCCCTGATGACCGCCACGGACGAAGAACTGCGCCGCGACGTGGAGCTCACCCGCGAATTGGGTTTCGACGGCGCCCGCAAGCACCAGAAGATCGAGTCCCCGCGTTACCTGTACTGGTGCGACGTGTTCGGCCTGATGGTCTGGGAGGAGATGCCCAGCGCGTACCGCTTCACGCCCGAGGCGGTGCGCAGGCTCAGCCGCGAATGGGAGGAGGTGATCGAGCGTGACATCTCCCATCCGTGCATCGTGGCGTGGGTGCCGCTCAACGAATCCTGGGGCGTGCCCAACCTGCCGACCAACCCCGCGCACCGGGATTACGTGCAGGGCCTGTACTACCTCACGCGAACGCTCGACCCCTCCCGCCCGGTGATCGGGAACGACGGCTGGGAGCATGTGGCGACTGACATCGTCACGGTGCACGACTACGCCGCTGATCCGCAGGTCCTGCAAAGCCGGTACGGCACGCTCGCGCAGACCGCCACCACCCTCGAAGGGCTGGACCCGGCGGACCGGGCGGTGCTGCTGCCCGGCTTCAAGCCGGCCGAGCATCCCGTGATGCTCTCGGAGTTCGGGGGGATCGCGTATTTCCCGGAAGGAATTCCGGCGGGATCGGCCTGGGGGTACAGCACGGTCGACAGCGAGGAGTCCTTCATCGACGCGCACCTGTACCTGATGGCGGCCGTGCACGCCTGTAAGGGGCTGTCGGGCTTCTGCTTCACCCAGCTGACCGACACCTTCCAGGAACGCAATGGGCTGCTCAATCCGGACCGGACGCCGAAAGCCGACCTGCGGACGCTCGCGCGGAGCAATCAGGGACTGCGGCCCCAGCGCGATACAGGGCTCGACCCCAACCTCAATCCGGCAGGCTATGGGGACCTGTGGCATGAACGGCACGGCGAAGTGGTGCCCGGCGACGACTGA
- a CDS encoding ParA family protein, giving the protein MKTVTVFNHAGGAGKTSIVRDVGYELAQAGHRVMLIDLDPQANLTGWLGVEGVTRDETVYPVAVEGSALPQPRLVHGLSLIPSHVSLAVAEGQMMGRVGAQVRLRRALHDVRDAYDLVMIDSPPSLGQLSILGALAADHMIVPVPTRQKGLDAMPGLQGAFAEYREVRPDLTVALYVPTFYDARRLHDRDVLADLEAFLSPLASPVPQREAVWLDSTAQGAPVGAYAPKSPVHLDIQRLSRDVAQALGMSYEVTA; this is encoded by the coding sequence GTGAAGACCGTGACCGTGTTCAACCACGCGGGTGGCGCCGGCAAGACCAGCATCGTGAGGGACGTCGGGTATGAACTGGCCCAGGCCGGGCACCGCGTGATGTTGATCGACCTCGACCCGCAGGCAAATCTGACCGGCTGGCTGGGCGTCGAGGGCGTCACCAGAGACGAGACGGTCTACCCCGTGGCCGTGGAAGGCAGTGCCCTGCCGCAGCCCAGGCTGGTGCACGGCCTGTCCCTGATTCCCTCGCATGTCAGCCTCGCCGTCGCCGAAGGTCAGATGATGGGCCGCGTCGGCGCCCAGGTCCGGCTCCGCAGGGCCCTGCACGACGTTCGGGACGCCTACGATCTCGTCATGATCGACAGTCCGCCCAGCCTTGGTCAGCTCTCGATCCTCGGGGCGCTCGCCGCCGACCACATGATCGTGCCGGTCCCCACCCGACAGAAGGGGCTCGACGCCATGCCTGGACTCCAGGGCGCCTTCGCGGAGTACCGCGAAGTCCGGCCCGATCTCACGGTCGCCTTGTACGTGCCGACCTTCTACGACGCCCGCCGACTGCATGACCGTGATGTGCTGGCTGACCTCGAAGCCTTCCTCTCTCCCCTTGCTTCCCCCGTCCCGCAGCGTGAGGCAGTCTGGCTCGATTCCACCGCGCAGGGGGCGCCGGTCGGGGCTTACGCACCGAAAAGCCCGGTTCACCTGGACATCCAGCGGTTGAGCCGCGACGTGGCCCAGGCACTCGGCATGAGCTACGAGGTCACAGCATGA
- a CDS encoding ParB/RepB/Spo0J family partition protein, which yields MTRRTRPERKRNLEGLLGQDALDLTRPAQAQRHLPVTELHAGKGQPRREFDDAALSSLAQSIQTSGVLQPLLVRPAGERYEIVAGERRWRAAQLAGLTEVPVVIRDLTDPEARQIALIENLQREDLNTVDEVDAKLELVAGTLSLTREQARHRLMQLLREPHGSDHEALEVLFQALGEQWTSFARNKLKILNWPAPLLDAVRGGLPYTLAQLIAQVDESQQDALITLALSGATRDEVKQAIRTLKDEPQVSPTQRVARRLGSARWLAALNDSEKKDLEAWLAKIPASIKRQLG from the coding sequence ATGACGCGGCGGACCCGTCCCGAACGCAAACGCAACCTCGAGGGTCTGCTGGGCCAGGACGCCCTGGACCTCACCCGGCCTGCTCAGGCACAGCGGCACCTTCCCGTCACGGAGTTGCATGCTGGGAAAGGTCAACCCCGGCGGGAATTCGATGACGCGGCCCTCTCCTCACTCGCGCAGAGCATCCAGACGTCCGGCGTGCTTCAGCCGCTGCTCGTCCGGCCGGCCGGGGAGCGGTACGAGATCGTCGCAGGAGAGCGGCGCTGGCGCGCGGCTCAACTCGCTGGCCTCACCGAGGTGCCGGTCGTCATCCGTGACCTGACCGACCCGGAGGCCCGTCAGATCGCCCTGATCGAGAACCTCCAAAGGGAGGATCTCAACACGGTCGATGAGGTCGACGCCAAGCTTGAACTGGTCGCCGGGACGCTCAGCCTTACCCGGGAACAGGCTCGCCACCGCCTCATGCAGCTGCTCCGTGAACCGCACGGCTCCGATCACGAGGCCCTTGAAGTGCTGTTCCAGGCCCTGGGAGAGCAGTGGACTTCTTTCGCCCGGAACAAGCTCAAGATCCTGAACTGGCCGGCACCCCTGCTCGACGCGGTCAGAGGCGGCCTGCCCTACACCCTCGCCCAGCTCATCGCCCAGGTGGACGAGTCCCAGCAGGACGCCCTAATCACCCTGGCCCTGAGCGGGGCCACGAGGGACGAAGTCAAACAGGCCATCCGCACCCTGAAAGACGAGCCGCAGGTCTCCCCCACTCAGCGCGTGGCGCGGCGGCTCGGCAGTGCCCGGTGGCTGGCCGCGCTGAATGACAGTGAGAAGAAGGACCTTGAAGCCTGGCTGGCAAAAATCCCGGCCTCGATCAAACGGCAACTCGGGTAA
- a CDS encoding replication initiator protein A: MRNPPLPERPDRIDELNIGRLALISVQERIPDDYTSWEVAFEVDGQPALLSCVAPSEFGGVPHGLDGDIMNGLLTIFVEQGAPESGEVVATPHQILQCAGLDTGGRYYQILRSSLHRLNSAKFLTQNAWRAHTQRRWTTQTFSLIEGLAYDSVDQMLGKGSVIHVRLPKALVQSVRAQYIKPLDPVLLNQLVRPLARSVYRLLDAKRYDPTDPQIVTMELRMTLADWGQECKLKDLVPSRIKRTLEKAHDDLKACGYLADVEYEGSGSRQEIIYRFGDGPSFGLDLVTRILRHGIGEAVANGIVQSVPREELLHRLAKAEFLLQRDRTRIKNRSGYVVTILKDDGSRFPDPEGFVSPTAVTPATTRTMVVPPVEDDVETVRRAREEALRSLPRAEQADAILARLRLLGGVHVVKLGAARLSGVHQAILEGVLDASVVEREMMAAVFEGRTEPFLKALVKDAGERRRQGQEALLGG; this comes from the coding sequence GTGCGAAACCCTCCCCTGCCGGAGCGGCCGGACCGCATCGACGAACTGAACATCGGGCGCCTCGCCCTGATCAGCGTTCAGGAACGAATCCCGGACGATTACACCAGCTGGGAGGTGGCCTTCGAGGTGGACGGTCAGCCGGCCCTCCTCTCCTGTGTCGCCCCCAGTGAATTTGGCGGAGTGCCGCACGGGCTCGATGGCGACATCATGAACGGGCTGCTCACGATCTTCGTGGAGCAGGGCGCGCCGGAAAGCGGAGAAGTGGTCGCCACCCCGCACCAGATCCTGCAGTGTGCCGGTCTGGACACTGGAGGCCGGTACTACCAGATCCTGCGCTCCAGCCTTCACCGGCTCAACAGCGCGAAATTCCTCACCCAGAATGCCTGGCGTGCGCACACCCAGCGCCGCTGGACCACCCAGACCTTCTCGCTGATCGAGGGCCTGGCCTACGACAGCGTGGATCAGATGCTCGGAAAGGGCAGCGTGATCCACGTGCGCCTCCCCAAGGCCCTGGTGCAGAGCGTCCGGGCCCAGTACATCAAACCGCTTGATCCGGTGCTCCTGAACCAGCTGGTGCGTCCACTGGCCCGCAGCGTGTACCGGTTGCTCGACGCCAAACGGTACGACCCCACGGACCCTCAGATCGTCACCATGGAACTCCGGATGACCCTGGCGGACTGGGGCCAAGAATGCAAGCTCAAGGACCTGGTGCCCAGCCGCATCAAACGCACCCTCGAGAAGGCCCACGATGACCTGAAGGCCTGCGGTTACCTCGCGGACGTCGAGTACGAGGGCTCGGGAAGCCGGCAGGAGATCATCTACCGCTTCGGTGACGGTCCGTCCTTCGGCCTGGACCTCGTCACCCGGATTCTGCGGCACGGGATCGGTGAGGCCGTCGCCAACGGCATCGTGCAGAGCGTGCCCCGCGAGGAACTGCTGCACCGCCTCGCCAAGGCCGAATTCCTGCTGCAGAGGGACCGTACGCGCATCAAGAACCGCTCAGGGTACGTCGTGACGATCCTCAAAGATGACGGGTCCCGGTTCCCTGACCCGGAAGGGTTCGTCTCCCCCACAGCGGTCACGCCAGCGACAACCCGGACGATGGTGGTCCCCCCCGTAGAGGATGACGTTGAGACGGTGCGCCGCGCACGTGAGGAGGCGCTGCGGTCGCTGCCCCGTGCGGAACAGGCCGACGCCATTCTCGCCCGGCTCCGCCTCCTGGGTGGTGTTCACGTGGTGAAGCTGGGTGCTGCCCGCTTGAGTGGTGTGCATCAGGCGATCCTGGAGGGCGTGCTGGACGCGTCGGTCGTGGAACGCGAGATGATGGCAGCCGTGTTCGAGGGACGCACCGAGCCCTTCCTGAAAGCCCTGGTCAAGGACGCGGGTGAGCGGCGCCGTCAGGGTCAGGAAGCCCTGCTCGGCGGTTAG
- a CDS encoding TIGR02452 family protein yields MNTLDRQKLIRDAHDTVAALQAQAYDGPSGRVNLAPHLARTAAGTRLLTPAQLLVTEAFTQPGTQDTRITVTRETTLTAARRLLSEDSSPVSVLNFASATSLGGGFLTGSAAQEESLCRASALPAALGLHPEYYEMHQRKADRLYTDHLMFARNVAVFRDEDGQWLSQPHHLDVLTAAAPNLRGLGQEAFTRLLPEAQAIIERRASLLLSLFREERCNRLVLGAWGCGAFRNDPLHVARTFRSLLTTGRHRGAFQEVVFAVFAMPWEETNLRAFQDTFR; encoded by the coding sequence TTGAATACCCTCGACCGCCAGAAATTGATTCGCGACGCCCATGACACGGTCGCTGCCCTGCAGGCCCAGGCGTACGACGGCCCGTCCGGCCGGGTGAATCTCGCCCCTCACCTCGCGCGGACGGCCGCCGGCACCCGCCTCCTCACGCCTGCCCAGCTGCTGGTCACCGAGGCCTTCACTCAGCCGGGGACGCAGGACACCCGGATCACGGTCACCCGCGAAACCACCCTGACTGCGGCCCGGCGTCTCCTCTCCGAGGATTCCTCTCCGGTGTCCGTGCTGAACTTCGCGTCGGCCACCTCGCTGGGCGGCGGGTTCCTGACCGGGTCGGCCGCGCAGGAGGAAAGTCTGTGCCGCGCCAGCGCCCTGCCGGCCGCCCTGGGCCTGCACCCGGAGTACTACGAAATGCACCAGCGTAAGGCCGACCGGCTGTACACGGACCACCTGATGTTCGCGCGGAACGTGGCGGTCTTTCGCGACGAGGACGGCCAGTGGCTGTCGCAGCCGCATCACCTCGACGTCCTCACTGCGGCCGCCCCCAACCTGCGGGGGCTTGGGCAGGAGGCATTCACCCGGCTTCTTCCTGAGGCCCAGGCCATCATCGAGCGGCGGGCGTCCCTCCTGCTTTCCCTGTTCCGGGAGGAGCGGTGCAACCGCCTGGTACTGGGAGCGTGGGGGTGTGGGGCGTTCCGCAACGACCCCTTGCATGTCGCGCGAACCTTCCGGTCGCTGCTGACCACCGGGCGCCACCGGGGAGCATTCCAGGAGGTCGTCTTCGCCGTGTTCGCCATGCCGTGGGAGGAAACCAACCTCCGCGCTTTCCAGGACACCTTCCGGTAA
- a CDS encoding vWA domain-containing protein, whose translation MTTPRIEFRPLRPALLAGHTTTLTLLIRVHPAPTSGQTTRRPPLNLAFVIDRSGSMSGTPLQMARQAAVAAVRQMRPDDRVSVVAFDQQVDVIVPSQPVTDREAIIRAIDGIDDRGSTDLHSGWLEGATQVAQHLTPGALNRVIILSDGQANAGVTDRGEIARDVRGLTERGISTTAIGLGAHYDEELLLAIADAGDGNFEHVEDPARLPTFFEEELQGLTRTTGRMVSLGLEPNPEFGVQVQDVLTALTRNTYGRLQLPNLVDGRAVEVVVTLTVPAPAQPAGRTLGVTRVRLAWTGTDGKRQTRRAQLDLPLLDAAAYEALPEDPAVLEAQALQQAARLKREAVSAMDRGDLFAAQEHLRSVQGLIASAPMSAEVLHHELQDLQAVAGAMASGDAALSRKRALSQVDARTRSKRRQ comes from the coding sequence ATGACCACCCCCCGCATCGAGTTCCGTCCCCTTCGTCCCGCCCTGCTCGCCGGGCACACCACCACCCTGACCCTGCTGATCCGCGTTCACCCGGCGCCCACGTCCGGGCAGACCACCCGGCGTCCACCCCTGAACCTCGCCTTCGTGATCGACCGCAGCGGCTCGATGAGCGGCACGCCGCTCCAGATGGCCCGCCAGGCTGCAGTCGCCGCCGTGCGGCAGATGCGCCCGGACGACCGGGTCAGCGTGGTCGCCTTCGACCAGCAGGTGGACGTCATCGTGCCCAGTCAGCCGGTCACGGACCGGGAGGCGATCATCCGCGCCATCGACGGGATCGACGACCGCGGCTCCACCGACCTGCACAGCGGCTGGCTGGAAGGCGCCACGCAGGTCGCGCAGCACCTCACGCCGGGCGCCCTGAACCGCGTGATTATCCTCAGCGACGGGCAGGCCAACGCCGGTGTCACGGACCGCGGCGAGATTGCGCGGGACGTGCGCGGCCTCACCGAACGGGGCATCAGCACGACCGCCATCGGCCTCGGCGCGCACTACGACGAGGAACTGCTGCTGGCCATCGCCGACGCTGGCGACGGAAATTTCGAGCACGTCGAGGACCCCGCGCGGCTCCCGACCTTCTTCGAGGAGGAGCTTCAGGGCCTGACCCGCACCACCGGCCGGATGGTCAGCCTGGGCCTCGAGCCCAACCCGGAATTCGGCGTCCAGGTCCAGGATGTCCTGACCGCCCTGACCAGGAACACCTACGGCCGGCTGCAACTGCCGAACCTGGTGGACGGACGGGCGGTGGAGGTGGTGGTCACCCTCACGGTGCCCGCGCCGGCGCAACCGGCCGGCAGGACGCTGGGCGTCACCCGGGTGCGCCTGGCGTGGACGGGCACGGACGGGAAACGCCAGACGCGCCGCGCACAGCTGGACCTGCCGCTTCTCGACGCCGCCGCGTACGAGGCCCTCCCGGAAGACCCGGCCGTCCTGGAAGCGCAGGCGCTGCAGCAGGCCGCCCGCCTCAAGCGGGAAGCGGTCTCGGCCATGGACCGAGGGGACCTCTTCGCTGCGCAGGAGCACCTGCGGTCCGTGCAGGGTCTGATCGCGTCGGCCCCCATGTCCGCGGAGGTTCTGCATCATGAACTGCAGGACCTGCAGGCGGTGGCCGGTGCGATGGCCTCCGGGGACGCCGCGCTGTCCCGCAAGCGGGCCCTGAGTCAGGTTGACGCCCGCACGCGCAGCAAACGCCGGCAGTAA
- a CDS encoding MerR family transcriptional regulator, producing the protein MSVLTLRRDWTGTLDDLVDAANQFLPDILPTGKAGRTKDDVNARLVRHYTTERLLDEPLKQGREARYTRRHLLQLLTLRRLMADGFSASTLQDTLQSRTDDDLEALLAGQTQLAVQPGNPALDYLAQLRRPAAAAPAPAAPSPAPAASTPVQYTRLPLAPGLDVHVRTDFRLPRSRLEQERLAQLFLDALDHLRRPR; encoded by the coding sequence ATGTCCGTGCTCACCCTTCGCAGGGATTGGACCGGCACCCTCGACGACCTCGTCGACGCTGCCAACCAGTTCCTCCCCGACATCCTGCCCACCGGCAAGGCCGGCAGAACCAAAGACGACGTCAACGCCCGCCTCGTTCGCCACTACACCACCGAGCGCCTCCTGGACGAGCCCCTGAAACAGGGCCGGGAAGCCCGTTACACCCGCCGTCACCTGCTGCAACTGCTCACCCTGCGGCGCCTGATGGCCGACGGATTCAGCGCCTCCACCCTTCAGGACACCCTGCAGTCCCGCACGGACGACGACCTCGAGGCCCTGCTCGCCGGGCAGACCCAGCTGGCCGTCCAGCCCGGCAATCCCGCCCTGGACTACCTCGCACAGCTGCGCCGCCCCGCCGCAGCCGCTCCAGCACCCGCCGCACCATCCCCGGCACCGGCCGCCTCTACCCCGGTGCAGTACACCCGCCTGCCTCTTGCTCCTGGCCTGGACGTGCACGTCCGGACCGACTTCCGGCTCCCCAGAAGCCGGCTTGAGCAAGAACGCCTTGCCCAGCTGTTCCTCGACGCCCTCGACCACCTCAGGAGGCCCAGATGA
- a CDS encoding nucleotidyltransferase domain-containing protein, giving the protein MNDLHLALLGSLLRAADRRRLPLWIGGGWAIDARLGRITRPHDDLDLTFPGERRAEFEEMITELGGQVGEETDYGFLAEVRGVLLDCEPAWWTGHAYEVTGAPRGACPEQAEGQLGDLRLRCSSWEAVAWDYLYYGDEVPVSQWPAKHHHSYALVRAALGDEAMERLRVAFSAHRTP; this is encoded by the coding sequence GTGAATGACCTGCATCTCGCCCTGCTGGGCTCCCTCCTTCGGGCCGCGGACCGGCGGCGGCTGCCGCTGTGGATCGGTGGTGGCTGGGCCATCGATGCGCGGCTCGGGCGGATCACCCGGCCCCATGACGACCTTGACCTGACGTTCCCTGGAGAGCGCCGGGCCGAGTTCGAGGAGATGATCACGGAGCTGGGCGGTCAGGTCGGCGAGGAGACGGACTACGGCTTCCTCGCGGAGGTGCGGGGCGTGCTGCTGGACTGCGAACCGGCGTGGTGGACGGGCCACGCGTATGAGGTGACCGGAGCGCCGCGCGGCGCCTGCCCGGAGCAGGCCGAGGGGCAGCTGGGAGACCTGAGGTTGCGGTGCAGCAGCTGGGAGGCGGTCGCCTGGGACTACCTTTACTACGGGGATGAGGTGCCGGTCTCGCAGTGGCCTGCGAAGCACCACCACTCGTATGCCCTGGTGCGCGCCGCGCTGGGGGATGAGGCGATGGAGCGCCTGAGGGTGGCCTTCAGTGCCCACCGTACGCCCTGA
- a CDS encoding HD domain-containing protein encodes MTLPLLTDRFPDALNLAHAWHATQRRKGGEVPYISHLLGVASVALEFGADEDEAIAALLHDALEDGPEYTGRNASDLRLEIVRRFGERVAQLVDGATDDAPDAGQAKAPWQDRKAAYLRHLRAADTSMLLVSASDKLHNARTILTEVLTHPESQRAAFFERFSQGQAGTVQYYRLLADAFMAAPAGQARPGLRALFRELERTVSAIEHACGLTADEARTGGPLQAE; translated from the coding sequence ATGACCCTGCCACTGCTCACGGACCGCTTCCCGGACGCCCTGAACCTCGCCCACGCGTGGCACGCCACCCAGCGGCGCAAGGGAGGGGAGGTGCCCTACATCTCCCACCTGCTGGGCGTCGCGTCCGTCGCGCTTGAATTCGGGGCGGACGAGGACGAGGCCATCGCCGCGCTGCTCCACGACGCGCTGGAAGACGGCCCCGAATACACCGGCCGGAACGCGAGCGACCTGCGGCTGGAGATCGTGCGGAGATTCGGAGAGCGGGTGGCGCAGCTGGTGGACGGCGCGACCGACGACGCCCCGGACGCCGGGCAGGCCAAAGCCCCCTGGCAGGACCGCAAGGCCGCCTACCTGAGACACCTGCGAGCAGCGGACACGTCCATGCTGCTGGTCAGCGCGTCGGACAAACTCCACAACGCCCGCACCATCCTCACCGAGGTCCTCACCCACCCGGAATCGCAGCGGGCGGCCTTCTTTGAACGCTTCAGTCAGGGACAGGCCGGGACCGTGCAGTACTACCGCCTGCTCGCCGACGCGTTCATGGCCGCTCCGGCCGGTCAGGCCCGGCCCGGCCTGAGGGCACTGTTCCGGGAACTGGAGCGGACGGTCAGCGCCATCGAGCACGCCTGCGGCCTGACCGCCGACGAAGCGCGCACGGGAGGCCCCCTGCAGGCTGAGTAA